The Candidatus Eremiobacteraceae bacterium genome segment CGTGTCGTTCTTGATCATTGCTTTCTCCTGCGGGTGCGGTGGTCGCTTTCGGCGACCGCTTTGAGGTTGCCAAGGGCCGCGCTCCAGAAGTAGTCCAAATACGCGCGCAGTCCGGCCAACCCATCGGCGTCGAGCCGATAGAGCCGTTGCGTGCCATTGCGCCTGTCCGTCACGAGCCCAGCCTTCTTGAGGATCTTGAGGTGTTGCGAGACCGCCGGCCGGCTCACCGGCAAGCGTTTCGCGAGCTCCCCGACGGGGCGCGCGCCAGACCTCAGCATATCGAGGATCGCGCGCCGCGTCGCGTCGCCGAGTGCATCGAGGATTCGTTCGTAAGTTTGCACTAACGGTAAGATACCACTAACGCAGCGCTCCGTCAAGCCTGTTCCGCAGAGGCGGTCGCGGGGTCCGGTGCCATCAGGCTAAGCCGCTTGAGCAACGGTTCCAGCGCGATGCCCTGCACGATGATGGTGAACAGCACGACCGAGAACACCATCGGGACGAGGAGGGCGCGATCCGGGAAGCCCGCCGGCAAGCTCAGCACCAAGGCCATCGAAAGCGCGCCGCGCATGCCGGACAGCGTGATCGCGTGGAGCCAGGACTGCGGCAGCGGCCGCCCGAGCAGCGCGGACACCGGCGCGAGGCCGTAGACGATCACCGGCCGCCCGATGAGGACCGCTGCGATCGCCCAGATCGCATACGGCCATGCGGCGACGAGCGCGCCGAGGTCGATCGACGTTCCGATGAGCAAGAAGAGCAGCGTCTCGGCCATGAATGCGACCACCGACCAGAAGTTCGTCACGATCTCGCGCTCTGCGACCGGCAGCGCCCCCAGGCCTCGCGCGCCCGCCAACACGAGCGCCGCTGAAATCACGGCGAAAATGCCCGAGACGTGCAGATCGTCAGCCACGAAATACGAGCCGTACGCCGCGGCCACGCTGATGACCGCCACGTGCAGTGGATCTTCCCGGATCCAGCGGATCGCGAACAGGGCGAGACCGCCGAAACCGAGCCCGACGAGCAAGCCGCCCGCCGTCACGAGGACGAACTGGCCGAGCGCGACGCCGAAATCGATCGACGATCCCGTGCCCGCTGTGGCAGCCAGCAACGCGCTGAACATGACGACCGATGTGCCGTCGTTGAACATGCTTTCGCCCTCCACGATGGAGGCCAGCCCTTGGTTGACGCGCAGCGTCTTGAATATAGCGATGACCGCGACCGGATCCGTGGCCGCGACCATCGCGCCGAAGAGCACTGCGTCGCGCGTCGAAAATCCGGCGCCGAAATGGAGCATGACGTACGAGATCGCGATGCCGAGCAGCACGCCGATGGTCGCCAGCAACGTGATGGGAATCCAATTCTCCCGAAGGTCCGGCACGCTGATGCCAAGCCCGGCGGCGAACAGCAGCGGCGGAAGAAACACGAACAGCACAAGCTCGGGCGTGAGCGACAGCATCTGGTGCGCCGGCAGCAGCACGCCCACCAGGCCGGCGATCACAAGACCGACCGTGTAGGGTATGCGCAGGCGCCGCGTCACGATCGTGATGTTGACGACGATGCCGAGCAGCAGTGCGAGCTGCAAGCCGTGTCCGGCGATCACGTATAGCGGCGCTCCAGATGCGCCGGCAGTCGCGCCAGGATCTCGTAGTTGATCGTGTTCGCCGCTTTGGCGAGCGCCTCGATCTCGAACTCGACGCGGTCGCCGGGCTGAGGCCGCGGTCTCACGTCACTGACGTCGATCATGCACGCGTTCATGGCGACGCGACCGGCGATCGGCGCGCGGGCATCGCCGATGCGCACGCGCATGCGCCCGCCTCCGGCGGCGCGCGGCAGGCCGTCGGCGTAGCCGACCGGCAGCACCGCGATGTGCGAGTCGCGCGCGGCGACGAACGTCCGGCTATATCCGACGCTCTCGCCCGCGGGCACCTCGCGCACTTGCGCGATCGGCGCGAACCAGCGCAGCGCCGGACGCAGCGTGAAGCTTGGATCGAGCCCAGCCATCACCGCTTCCACCTCAGCCGACGGCCACGCCCCGTACACGGCGATACCGCAGCGCACCATGTCGAGCCGGCTTTGCGGCCACATCATCGCCGCCGCGGAGGCCGCGATGTGCAGCAGCGGTGCTGGAGCGGTCGAACCTGTTCGACCGTCCGACGGTCGAATAAATTCGACCGTTACATCGGAGAGTCTCTTCACCTGCTGTGTGGCGAACGCGGTGTCGATGTCTTCAGCGCTCGCAAGGTGCGAGTAGATGCCTACGACGTCCACGCCGAGCTGCGCGCAGCGTGCGAGCACATCCGCCGCGCGATCGTAAGGAACGCCGAAGCGGCTGGTGCCGGTGTCGACCTTCAGGTGTGCCGCGACCCGCGCCCGGGCGAACGGCTCCATCATGCGCTCGTCGAGCAGCGCGAGCTCGAGCCGCTGCTGCGCCGCTCGTGCAAGGTCGGCGTCCGCCACCGGACCGACCACGAGGATCGGCAGCTCGATGCCTGCCGCGCGCAGCGCGAACGCCTCGCCGGCCGCGAACACCGCCAGCCGGAGGCCCGCGATACCTGACCCCGCGAGCGCCGCCGCCACCGGCACTAACCCGTGCCCGTAGGCGTTGGATTTGACCACCGCGCAGAGGATGGCCGGGGCGGCCTTGGCGGCAAGCGCGCGGGCGTTCGCGACAAGGGTCGCAAGGTCGATTTCGACCCAGGAAGCGGCCTCAGGCACGGGCGCCGCCGTAGGGGCAGGAACCACTTGTCAAAGCCTGAACCTCCCGCTATACTGGGGTTAGCACTCAAGTGCTAAGACTGCTAATTCAACAGAACAGCCCCGTCCGGGGCGTATCCTAGAGGTCCAGAGTTTCACGCCGGCGTGCACACGCCCCGCTTGGGGTTCGCGCCGGCATCCATCCGGACCCAGCCCACGTCTGCAGGAGGTCATCCCGTGCCCGCTACTGCGTCGAAACTCGAACTTAAACCGCTTGGCGACCGCGTCGTCATCGAAGCCGTCGAACAGGCGCAAGCGTCTGCCGGCGGCGTGATCCTGCCTGACACCGTCAAGGAAAAGCCGCAAGAAGGCATCGTGATGTTCGTCGGACCGGGGCGCCGCACCGATAAGGGCGACGTCATCCCGATGGACCTGAAGATCAACGATCGCGTGATCTATTCGAAGTATTCGGGCTCAGAGATCAAGCTCGACGGTAAAGACTACCTCATCGTCAGTGAGAAAGACGTTCTCGCTGTTGTGAAGCGCTAAGGAGAAACACGAAAACATCATGGCTGCTAAAGAACTGCTGTTTGACGAGAACGCTCGGCGCGCCCTCGAGCGCGGCGCGAACGCTCTCGCCGACGCCGTGAAGGTGACGCTCGGCCCGAAAGGCCGGTACGTCGTGCTGGACAAGAAGTTCGGCTCGCCGACGATCACCAACGACGGCGTGACCATCGCCAAAGAGATCGAGCTGCCCAACCACTTCGAGAACATGGGCGCTCAGCTTGTCAAGGAAGTCGCGTCCAAGACCAACGACATCGCCGGCGACGGCACGACCACGGCGACGGTGCTCGCGCAGGCGATCATCCGCGAAGGTCTGCGCAATGTCGCGGCCGGCTCGAACCCGCTGGGCATCAAGGCCGGCATCGAGAAGGCGGTCGAGACGGCCGTCGAGGCGCTCAAGAAGATGGCGCGCCAAGTGAAGACCAACGAGGACATCCAGCAAGTCGCGACCATCTCGGCCAAGGACAAAGCCATCGGCGCGGTCATCGCCGAGGCGATGGAGAAGGTCGGCAAAGACGGCGTGATCACGGTCGAGGAATCGCGTTCGACCAAGACCGAGCTCGAGCTGAAGGAAGGCATGCAGTTCGACAAAGGTTACATCTCGCCGTACATGGTCACCGATCCCGAGCGCATGGAAGCGGGCTTGAGCGAACCCTACATCCTGATCACCGAGCGCAAGATCTCGGCGATCGCTGACATCCTGCCGCTGCTCGAAAAAGTGGTGCAGGTCCAAAAGCCGCTGCTCATCATCGCCGAAGACGTCGAGGGCGAAGCGCTCGCGACGCTGGTGGTGAACAAGCTGCGCGGCACGTTCACGTGCGTCGCGGTCAAGGCGCCGGGCTTCGGCGACCGCCGCAAGGAGATGCTCAAGGACATCGCCGTGCTCACCGGCGGCACCGTCATCTCCGAAGAGCTCGGCCTCAAGCTCGACAAGGTCACGATCAACGAGCTCGGCAAGGCGCGCACGGTCAAAGTGACCAAGGACGAGACCACGGTCATCGACGGCGCGGGCAAGAAGGAAGAGATCAAAGGACGCATCGAGCAGATCAAGCGTCAGATCGAAGACACCGACTCCGACTTCGACCGCGAGAAGCTGCAAGAGCGGCTCGCCAAGCTGTCGGGCGGCGTCGCAGTCATCCAGGTCGGCGCAGCCACCGAGACCGAGCTCAAAGAGAAGAAGCATCGCATGGAGGATGCCGTCTCCACCGCCCGCGCGGCCGTGGAAGAGGGCATGCTGGCTGGCGGCGGCGCGTCGCTCGTGCACGCGATCAAGGCGCTCGACGGGCTCAAGGGCGGCAACGGCCAGGCCAGCGATGAGGCGGTCGGAATGAACATCATCCGTCGCGCGCTCGAGGATCCGCTGCGGCAGATCGCCGAGAACGCGGGCTTCGAGGGTTCGGTCGTCGTCCAAAAGGTCAAGACGCTCAAGGCCGACGAGGGCTTTGACGCCATGACCGGCGAGTACGGCGACATGTTCAAGTTCGGCATCGTGGACCCGCTCAAGGTCACGCGCTCCGCGCTTGAGAACGCCGCCTCGATCGGCGCGCTGCTGCTCACCACCGAGACGCTCATCTCCGAGAAGCCCGAGGAGAAGAAGAACGGCTCGATGCCTGGCGGCGGCGGCG includes the following:
- the alr gene encoding alanine racemase; its protein translation is MPEAASWVEIDLATLVANARALAAKAAPAILCAVVKSNAYGHGLVPVAAALAGSGIAGLRLAVFAAGEAFALRAAGIELPILVVGPVADADLARAAQQRLELALLDERMMEPFARARVAAHLKVDTGTSRFGVPYDRAADVLARCAQLGVDVVGIYSHLASAEDIDTAFATQQVKRLSDVTVEFIRPSDGRTGSTAPAPLLHIAASAAAMMWPQSRLDMVRCGIAVYGAWPSAEVEAVMAGLDPSFTLRPALRWFAPIAQVREVPAGESVGYSRTFVAARDSHIAVLPVGYADGLPRAAGGGRMRVRIGDARAPIAGRVAMNACMIDVSDVRPRPQPGDRVEFEIEALAKAANTINYEILARLPAHLERRYT
- a CDS encoding metalloregulator ArsR/SmtB family transcription factor — encoded protein: MQTYERILDALGDATRRAILDMLRSGARPVGELAKRLPVSRPAVSQHLKILKKAGLVTDRRNGTQRLYRLDADGLAGLRAYLDYFWSAALGNLKAVAESDHRTRRRKQ
- a CDS encoding sodium:proton antiporter, producing the protein MIAGHGLQLALLLGIVVNITIVTRRLRIPYTVGLVIAGLVGVLLPAHQMLSLTPELVLFVFLPPLLFAAGLGISVPDLRENWIPITLLATIGVLLGIAISYVMLHFGAGFSTRDAVLFGAMVAATDPVAVIAIFKTLRVNQGLASIVEGESMFNDGTSVVMFSALLAATAGTGSSIDFGVALGQFVLVTAGGLLVGLGFGGLALFAIRWIREDPLHVAVISVAAAYGSYFVADDLHVSGIFAVISAALVLAGARGLGALPVAEREIVTNFWSVVAFMAETLLFLLIGTSIDLGALVAAWPYAIWAIAAVLIGRPVIVYGLAPVSALLGRPLPQSWLHAITLSGMRGALSMALVLSLPAGFPDRALLVPMVFSVVLFTIIVQGIALEPLLKRLSLMAPDPATASAEQA
- the groES gene encoding co-chaperone GroES; this translates as MPATASKLELKPLGDRVVIEAVEQAQASAGGVILPDTVKEKPQEGIVMFVGPGRRTDKGDVIPMDLKINDRVIYSKYSGSEIKLDGKDYLIVSEKDVLAVVKR
- the groL gene encoding chaperonin GroEL (60 kDa chaperone family; promotes refolding of misfolded polypeptides especially under stressful conditions; forms two stacked rings of heptamers to form a barrel-shaped 14mer; ends can be capped by GroES; misfolded proteins enter the barrel where they are refolded when GroES binds); its protein translation is MAAKELLFDENARRALERGANALADAVKVTLGPKGRYVVLDKKFGSPTITNDGVTIAKEIELPNHFENMGAQLVKEVASKTNDIAGDGTTTATVLAQAIIREGLRNVAAGSNPLGIKAGIEKAVETAVEALKKMARQVKTNEDIQQVATISAKDKAIGAVIAEAMEKVGKDGVITVEESRSTKTELELKEGMQFDKGYISPYMVTDPERMEAGLSEPYILITERKISAIADILPLLEKVVQVQKPLLIIAEDVEGEALATLVVNKLRGTFTCVAVKAPGFGDRRKEMLKDIAVLTGGTVISEELGLKLDKVTINELGKARTVKVTKDETTVIDGAGKKEEIKGRIEQIKRQIEDTDSDFDREKLQERLAKLSGGVAVIQVGAATETELKEKKHRMEDAVSTARAAVEEGMLAGGGASLVHAIKALDGLKGGNGQASDEAVGMNIIRRALEDPLRQIAENAGFEGSVVVQKVKTLKADEGFDAMTGEYGDMFKFGIVDPLKVTRSALENAASIGALLLTTETLISEKPEEKKNGSMPGGGGGMGGYDMM